From SAR202 cluster bacterium:
ATTTACCTAACGTAAAGGTGAATAATAAGTAGGGGTTAATATAGAATTAGTAACTCTTGCAACTAATGGCCCATTTTTTTCCGTTTCTGCAAAAGCCTTAGCTCGATCTTCATCCGCCCTAAACTTTGCCCATGATTCTTGACGATGATTTAAATCATTAAATTCAAGAATATACGTTAACTTTGTATTATCCCCAAACTCATCGGTCCAAAATCCAACAACTTTCATATCATATTTTTCAAAATACCCCAAAGTTATCGTATCGAATCTTTTATTAAGTTCAGGTAATTTACCTGGTATTGCTTCGTATATTCTTAATTCATGAATCATTATTTTCTCCTTAGTATCTAAATTAAATTACCTTGTTTTCCAAGAGTATATTCTTTACCAAATAAATCGTATGCCAATTTCGTCGCAATTCTTCCCTTAGGTGTTCGTGATAATAGTCCTATTTGTAATAAATATGGTTCATAAACTTCCATAATCGTTTCAGATTCTTCATTTATAAATGCTGCCAATGTATCTAAACCTATTGGTCCACCTGTAAAATTAACGACAATTGCCTCTAATAATCTCATATCTATCTCATCAAGTCCTGTGGAAGTTATTCCTAATTTTGACAAACTATCGTCTGCAATTGAAGCTGTTATTTTCCCATTAGATTTAACTTCAGCATAATCTCGTACTCTTTTTAATAAACGATTCGCTATACGAGGAGTTCCACGAGACCTGACAG
This genomic window contains:
- a CDS encoding NIPSNAP family protein — translated: MIHELRIYEAIPGKLPELNKRFDTITLGYFEKYDMKVVGFWTDEFGDNTKLTYILEFNDLNHRQESWAKFRADEDRAKAFAETEKNGPLVARVTNSILTPTYYSPLR
- a CDS encoding Holliday junction branch migration DNA helicase RuvB — its product is DFFLSWVMGKGLGARSVNLKIPKFTLIGATTRYASISSPLRNRFGLIHRLDYYDVESLIQLLNRSATILNIKFDNEGLKQIAVRSRGTPRIANRLLKRVRDYAEVKSNGKITASIADDSLSKLGITSTGLDEIDMRLLEAIVVNFTGGPIGLDTLAAFINEESETIMEVYEPYLLQIGLLSRTPKGRIATKLAYDLFGKEYTLGKQGNLI